From a region of the Tursiops truncatus isolate mTurTru1 chromosome 2, mTurTru1.mat.Y, whole genome shotgun sequence genome:
- the LOC101327092 gene encoding LOW QUALITY PROTEIN: proteasome activator complex subunit 3 (The sequence of the model RefSeq protein was modified relative to this genomic sequence to represent the inferred CDS: inserted 5 bases in 3 codons; substituted 3 bases at 3 genomic stop codons) — protein MAMIVKVGKEKKLKVDSFREQITIEAEDLVENIFSKKLLELDSFLKGPILNIYNLTQIHSDMSLLVPDXILLTNSHNGLEDPTSKKRRLGECXEAFQGTMVFVMPNVMLKSNQELVESFETVKHEIWPLILKXSTIKMWVQLLIPVLEDGNNFGVSIXEKTIAELRMLRTASHLDQISRYYVTRAKSVSKIAKYPHVEDFLXTLTGIDEKEHNSFXLIISELKNQYVILHDMILKNIKKIKCRDTVQRPRPGDSVSLAQDPHHLSLLHDYGDGETGWK, from the exons GTTGATTCTTTCAGAGAGCAGATCACAATTGAGGCAGAAGACTTGGTGGaaaacattttctcaaagaagTTGTTAGAACTTGACAGTTTTTTGAAAGGACCAATCCTAAACATATATAACCTAACTCAGATCCACTCAGACATGAGTCTGCTGGTCCCTGA TATTCTTCTCACCAATAGCCACAATGGACTGGAAGATCCCACTTCCAAGAAGCGAAGATTGGGTGAGTG GGAGGCCTTCCAAGGAACCATGGTATTTGTGATGCCCAATGTGATGCTAAAAAGCAACCAGGAGTTAGTGGAGAGTTTTGAGACAGTGAAACATGAGATCTGGCCGCTGATCCTGAAATGAAGCACCATAAAAATGTGGGTACAACTCCTAATTCCTGTGTTAGAAGATGGGAACAACTTCGGGGTGTCCATTTAGGAGAAGACAATTGCAGAGCTAAGAATGTTGAGAACTGCATCTCATCTGGATCAGATTTCTAGATATTATGTTACAAGAGCCAAATCGGTTTCCAAAATAGCTAAATATCCCCATGTGGAGGACTTTC GCACCCTGACAGGTATTGATGAGAAAGAACATAACAGCTTTTAGCTCATCATATCAGAGCTAAAGAATCAATATGTCATTCTGCATGACATGATcctgaaaaatatcaaaaagatcAAATGCAGAGACACTGTACAGAGGCCAAGGCCAGGGGACTCTGTGAGTCTGGCTCAAGACCCACATCACCTTAGTTTGTTACATGACTATGGTGATGGGGAAACTGGCTGGAAATAG